The following DNA comes from Deltaproteobacteria bacterium.
GATCAATGAAAATTACTTCATCGAGATCATCGTTGTTTTTATTTTTAGTAAGAAATGTGACACCTGGTATCCACTGCTGAAATTCACCGTGACGTACTCCTTGGGCAAGTGCACGTTGGGCGCTACGTGACATTAAATCACGCAAGCCTCTAATGCCCCAGGGTTCACCTTTAATCATGAAAAAACTTGCACAAATGGCAAAAATTATTCCGAGCCAAATTGGAACGCGCAGCAATCTATAAGGACTAATACCGCTGGCGGACATTGCGATAATCTCGCGATCTGAAGCCATACGACCGATAGCTAATAAAGTGGCAAAAAGACACCCTGCTGGCAGTAATAACCCCATTAATGGAGGTATTGAAAAAAGAAGAGCCTGTAATATTTCAGAGCCACTGACGCCTAAACCAGTAACGGAATCAGAAATTTGCAAGACTTGCCCAAAGGCAACCACGACAAAAAACAAACCAATGCCAATCGCCAAGGGCAAAACAATTTCACGTAAAAGATAGCGGTCTATTATCTGCAATTTGTAAATTTAAAATAGGGTTTTTTTAAAACCTACACTTTTTTGTATTTCGTATCTTATTAATCAGCAATTTGCTAGTCTCATCAAGATTAGAAGTAGATATTGGGAAAGAGTAAATTGTATTAGCTAGCTGTTGAATACTTGGGATTTATATGCATTTTCTGTTAGGTTTCTAAGCATATGCCAACACCACACGTTCTTGTTGTTGATGATGAAGTAGGTATTTGCGATTCATTAGCGCGTATTTATGAGCGCGAGGGCTATTTTGTATCAACTACTGATAGTGGTGAACAAGCTATTGAAATATTGCGCAAAGAAAAAGTCGATATTGTGTTAGCCGATATTATGATGCCCAAAATGAGTGGCATTGAATTATTACGCGCTATTAAAGCACTATCACCATCGATCGAAGTAATAATGATGACGGCTTTTGGTACGGTTGAGAATGCAGTTGAGTGCATGCGCGAAGGTGCTTATGATTTTATTACTAAACCATTAAAGCGTGCTATTGTGGTGCGTTCGGTGCAACGAGCTTTAGAACGAAGCGCATTGCTATTTGAAAACCGTGTCTTGCGTGAAGCGATAAGCTCGTCAGTAAGAGGCGAGATTATTGGGCAATCTGAAACCATGCGCCGCATGCTTGAATTAGTTGCTCAAGCAGCCCCTTCGCAAGCAACTATTTTGCTTACCGGCGAAAGTGGTACTGGCAAAGAGCTCTTAGCTCGCCACATTCATAACTTATCAGAACGCGTCGATGGTCCATTTGTTGCGGTAAATTGTGCCGCTTTGCCAGAAAGTTTACTTGAAAGTGAATTGTATGGACATGAGCGTGGTGCTTTTACCGGTGCTATAGAGAAACGCGAAGGTCGCTTTGAGCGTGCTAATACCGGTACATTATTTCTTGATGAAATTGGCGAAATGTCACCAAGTGCGCAAGTGCGGCTGCTGCGCGTGTTGCAAGAAGGTGAGCTTGAGCGCGTAGGTGGGCAGAATGTAATATCGGTTAATGTTAGAGTGGTTGCAGCAACCAATCGCTCGCTTGAAGATGATGTTGAAAGGGGTCGTTTTCGTGAGGACCTTTACTATCGATTAAATGTAATTCGTGTACAAGTACCGCCATTGCGTTTACGCCACGGTGATGTGAGTTTGCTGGCGCAACATTTTCTGCAAATGTTTGCCGCCAAAAATAAAAAAGAAATGCGTGGATTTTCTGATGCTGCTTTAAAAACGCTTGATGCCTATCAATGGCCTGGAAATGTGCGCGAATTAGAAAATACTATCGAACGTGCGGTGGTGTTATGCCGCAGTGAAGTAATCGGTATTGAAGATTTGCCAGAAACAATTGCAAAAACTCAAAATGAAACTAATCCGTCTGCTAATGGTGTTTTTATTCCCTTTGGTACTTCTCTTGAAGAAGTTGAAAGACGACTGATACAAGAAACCTTAAACCGCACGGGCGGCGATAAAAAAACTGCGGCGCATTTGTTGGGGATCACGGCGAGAACAATTTATCGTAAATTAGATGAAAATAGTTAAGAGTGGGTTTTGCAGGAGATGGTAATTTAGTTACCAACTGTAGGATTTTTATAAAAAAGACTTGCATGAAATAATGCAGTGAAAACACCAATTATAAAAGTTGTTAAACCTATAGCAAATCCGAGTGGGTGCAATTTAAAAACAAACCAAAGCACTGTAATTATCCCCAGCGCTAAAACCATTTTAAAGGCAAGTAAAAAAGTATAAATAATTTTGCGTTTGCCAATTGTAGTTAATGTTTTTTGTAATAAAAATCGCCAAATCCAAAAGTTAACCCAAGCAAAAGCCCCACCAACGATAAAACTTAAGTAATATGGTTTTAAGAGCCACAAAAATAATAGCCCACCTATGACAACGGCAAGCATTTGATAGCGACTAGCTAAACGTAGAAGATTTAAGTTATTCATAAGTGAAGTTACTTAGCGCTGCGGGAGTATAGTGGCAAGGTTGGGCTTTATTGTTAAAATGCAAGATCCTTAAAATTTTCTAACTCTT
Coding sequences within:
- a CDS encoding ATP synthase subunit I, whose product is MNNLNLLRLASRYQMLAVVIGGLLFLWLLKPYYLSFIVGGAFAWVNFWIWRFLLQKTLTTIGKRKIIYTFLLAFKMVLALGIITVLWFVFKLHPLGFAIGLTTFIIGVFTALFHASLFYKNPTVGN
- a CDS encoding sigma-54-dependent Fis family transcriptional regulator — translated: MPTPHVLVVDDEVGICDSLARIYEREGYFVSTTDSGEQAIEILRKEKVDIVLADIMMPKMSGIELLRAIKALSPSIEVIMMTAFGTVENAVECMREGAYDFITKPLKRAIVVRSVQRALERSALLFENRVLREAISSSVRGEIIGQSETMRRMLELVAQAAPSQATILLTGESGTGKELLARHIHNLSERVDGPFVAVNCAALPESLLESELYGHERGAFTGAIEKREGRFERANTGTLFLDEIGEMSPSAQVRLLRVLQEGELERVGGQNVISVNVRVVAATNRSLEDDVERGRFREDLYYRLNVIRVQVPPLRLRHGDVSLLAQHFLQMFAAKNKKEMRGFSDAALKTLDAYQWPGNVRELENTIERAVVLCRSEVIGIEDLPETIAKTQNETNPSANGVFIPFGTSLEEVERRLIQETLNRTGGDKKTAAHLLGITARTIYRKLDENS